A region of the Desulfobacterales bacterium genome:
AGGAAATTGTTGGTGATAAGCGCGTAATATTGGGTTTGAGCGGAGGTGTTGATTCTTCTGTTACAGCTCTGCTTCTCCATAAAGCTATTTCTGATAATCTTACCTGTATATTTGTTGATAACGGCCTTTTACGAAAAAATGAAGCTGAAAAACTTAAAAATGTTTTTACCCAGCATTTAAAAATAAACATAATATATGTAGATGCCAAAAATTTGTTTTTAAATGCCCTTTCAGGTATAACCGACCCTGAAGAAAAAAGAAAAATTATTGGCAAAATATTTATTGATGTATTTGATGCAGAAGCAAAGCAAATTAAAAATGCAGAATTTTTAGCCCAAGGCACATTATATCCTGATGTTATAGAATCAATATCAGCATTTGGAGGACCTAGTTCCGTTATAAAATCCCATCACAATGTTGGCGGACTTCCTGAAAATATGAAACTCAAACTTATTGAACCTTTAAAATATTTATTTAAAGATGAAGTAAGAAAACTTGGAGAAGAAATTGGTCTTCCAGATGATTTTATTTGGAGACAACCTTTTCCAGGGCCAGGCCTTGCTATACGTGTAATAGGAGAAATAACAGAAAAACGTCTTTCAATATTAAGAGAAGCCGATACAATTCTACTCGAAGAAATTAAGAAAAATGGTTTTTATAAAAAATTATGGCAATCTTTTGCCGTTCTTCTTCCTATAAAAAGCGTAGGCGTTATGGGTGACAAAAGAACCTATGAAAATATAATTGCTATAAGAGCAGTAACAAGTAATGATGCAATGACAGCAGACTGGGCAAGACTGC
Encoded here:
- the guaA gene encoding glutamine-hydrolyzing GMP synthase — its product is MILIIDFGSQYNQLIARRVRENKVYCRIEPFNINISSIKALNPKGIILSGGPSSIYEKETPKIDKAIFDLNIPILGICYGMQYMIDAFGGSVKKASKREYGHAELFIDKHEGLFDNIDSKTKCWMSHGDSVESLPSEFEVIASTSNTKFAAVVNHSLKLYGLQFHPEVEHTLLGKKMIENFLFKICKCEPDWTMKSFAEEAIKEIKEIVGDKRVILGLSGGVDSSVTALLLHKAISDNLTCIFVDNGLLRKNEAEKLKNVFTQHLKINIIYVDAKNLFLNALSGITDPEEKRKIIGKIFIDVFDAEAKQIKNAEFLAQGTLYPDVIESISAFGGPSSVIKSHHNVGGLPENMKLKLIEPLKYLFKDEVRKLGEEIGLPDDFIWRQPFPGPGLAIRVIGEITEKRLSILREADTILLEEIKKNGFYKKLWQSFAVLLPIKSVGVMGDKRTYENIIAIRAVTSNDAMTADWARLPYDFLSIISNRIINEVNGVNRVVYDISSKPPSTIEWE